ACGACGAAGGAGCCGGGGATGAAGGGCACGTCGACCCATTCGCCCAGCTTGTTGCGCACCTGCAGCCCGCCCGGCCGGTCTTCCTGACGCACGATCGTCAGGCTGCCATAGTCGGAATGGGCACCGGCGCGCATCTGGCCGGGCAGCGGCTCGTCTTTCTGATCGGGATAGTTCAGCACCCGGAACATGCTGATATGACGGTCGATCTTGTCGTCGAAGAAGCTCTCGGGCAGGTCGAGCGCCAGCGCGAACAGCCGCATCAGATCGGCGGCCAGCGTCTCCTGGCTCTTGAAATAGGCCTCCCAGATCGGGCGCAGCGCCGGCAGATCCTGATCGGGCCAGAGATTGGGCGCGAAATGCACCGCCGCCGATCCCTCGGTGAAATAGGGATCATCCCGGGGCACGTCGATCGGGCCGACCGAGAAACTCTCTTTCAGGTCGGGCGGGGTGGGATCGTCCAGGCTGTAGGACAGCCCCTCTTCGCAGAGCCCGCTATAGCCGCGGACCTGATCGGGCGAGGGCTGGGCGACCTTGCGCTTCACCGGTTCGGGCAGGTCGAAGAACTGCCGCGAGATGTCGTAGGTCGAGGCGACCAGATCCGCCGGCACCTGATGGCCGGTGACGACCATGAAGCCGATATCGCGGCAGGCGCGGCCGACCTCGGCGGCGACCTTCGCCTTGCCGTCGGGCGTGCCGTCGTAATAGCCCGCAAGATCGATGATGGGAACGTTCTCGAGTGGCATGACTGCCTCCACAACGCGGGGACCACCGTCCGGCATCGTTCGTCGCGCGCCGGCGCTGTCTTTGCTTGGCGTTTGCGGCGACGTCTCACCGGCCCCGGCTGGGCCCCGGGTCCGGATCGTCATCGCCGTGTGCGCATGCGGGGGCATTGCATCACCACCCCCGTCTCCCCGGGGGCACTGGCACCTGGCAAGGCTAGCAAAAGCCATGCCATGGCACGGGCGCGACCCTGCCATGGCATGGTGGCGGAAACCCTGACCAACTGGTCAGAAAATGCGGCCGGAACCGGGGATGACTGCATAAAAATTATGCGCTTGCCCGATTCCTCGTCATTTTGCCTGTTTTTCGTTCAGATCCTGGTCATGAGGCTTCCGCGGCCGCGCTGCAACATGTTGCAACAGATGATCGCGTGCCGACGACAGAACCCGCGGGGCATTCTCGCTGCGTGATTTCGGATGGATCGGCATCCGGAAAGATGGAGCGAAGACATGGCTGACATGATCGTGGTCGATACGCTGGCGGATCTTCTGGCGATTCCTGCAGGTTGGCGGGGGCCCGCGCAGATTCTGGGGCGCAATGTGGTGAATGACGGGGGCGGCGGTGTGTTTCAGTGGGATGCCGCCAGCACGGCGACGCCCGACCGTGGCACCGTCTTTCAGCCGACGGCGGGCGGGACCGGGCGCTGGATCCGGATCTGGTCGGCGATCGC
The DNA window shown above is from Tistrella mobilis and carries:
- a CDS encoding isopenicillin N synthase family dioxygenase, coding for MPLENVPIIDLAGYYDGTPDGKAKVAAEVGRACRDIGFMVVTGHQVPADLVASTYDISRQFFDLPEPVKRKVAQPSPDQVRGYSGLCEEGLSYSLDDPTPPDLKESFSVGPIDVPRDDPYFTEGSAAVHFAPNLWPDQDLPALRPIWEAYFKSQETLAADLMRLFALALDLPESFFDDKIDRHISMFRVLNYPDQKDEPLPGQMRAGAHSDYGSLTIVRQEDRPGGLQVRNKLGEWVDVPFIPGSFVVNIGDLMMQWTNDTWISTMHRVINPPRDRALDSRRISLVFFHQPNYDAMVSCLESCEGPGNPAKYAPVSSGDHLYMKFTKQTAQGRDAA